From Scyliorhinus torazame isolate Kashiwa2021f chromosome 23, sScyTor2.1, whole genome shotgun sequence, the proteins below share one genomic window:
- the LOC140399665 gene encoding uncharacterized protein produces the protein MWKSVKVCNLEEGLEGRLLSTWEKHRKSEAASHLGVRFHDVHLHKPHLSVDLDGVGEGGDITLNCTSPMESPGIAFYLYRQEEPPLVSVKPPDEDRHAVTFAIKNIDHSKIGKYTCQYEANINGRNLYSPHSDAVSITVRESKSIAPLAAGVGSAAGLILILALLGACLWRKGKRKENSQTRDTVSPADQSDEPVTYAVLNLQPEPESNKAQRQRGIVQAQGDETTIYATVKL, from the exons atgtggaaaagtgtgaaggtaTGCAACTTGGAAGAAGGACTGGAGGGTCGACTACTTTCCACATGGGAAAAGCATCGCAAATCAGAAGCAGCAAGCCACTTGGGAGTCCGTTTTCACGATGTTC ATTTACATAAACCACATCTCTCAGTTGATTTGGATGGTGTTGGTGAGGGTGGAGATATCACTTTGAATTGTACAAGCCCCATGGAAAGTCCTGGCATTGCATTTTACTTATACAGGCAAGAAGAACCTCCTTTAGTCAGTGTCAAACCTCCTGATGAAGACAGACATGCTGTCACTTTCGCCATCAAGAATATCGACCACTCGAAAATAGGAAAATATACCTGTCAGTATGAAGCAAACATCAATGGAAGAAACCTATACTCGCCTCATAGTGACGCTGTCAGCATCACTGTTAGAG AAAGTAAGTCTATTGCTCCCCTAGCGGCTGGTGTTGGTTCTGCTGCGGGTCTAATACTCATCCTGGCTCTCCTGGGCGCCTGCCTCTGGCGGAAAG GGAAAAGAAAAGAGAACAGTCAAACCAG GGACACAGTGTCTCCTGCCGACCAAAGCGATGAACCTGTTACAT ATGCTGTTCTTAACCTACAACCTGAGCCGGAGAGTAATAAG